A single window of Candidatus Flexicrinis affinis DNA harbors:
- the sucD gene encoding succinate--CoA ligase subunit alpha, with amino-acid sequence MGLFTRSDLRVVVQGITGREGAFHTQAMLAYGTNIVAGVTPGKGGEWAFGVQVLDSMAEAVSMSGANTSIIFVPAAQAADAIFESIDSGIELIVCVTEGIPVHDMLRVCARLRASSARLIGPNCPGILEPGRVSIGTIPTEAAAPGRVGIVSRSGTLSYEVVAALTAAGMGQSCVVGVGSDPIVGTTLTDVLTAFESDPNTDAVVLIGEIGGTAELNAAEYVGGNMTKRVVAYIAGVSAPDGMRMGHAGAVIRSPEERAEFKRTALRAAGAQIAQSISQIPSLLRPAQ; translated from the coding sequence ATGGGACTCTTCACGCGGTCTGACCTGCGCGTTGTGGTACAAGGTATCACAGGGCGAGAAGGGGCATTCCACACGCAGGCGATGCTTGCCTACGGGACGAACATCGTGGCCGGCGTCACCCCCGGAAAAGGCGGCGAATGGGCTTTTGGCGTTCAGGTGCTCGACAGCATGGCCGAGGCGGTGAGCATGTCCGGCGCCAACACTTCGATCATCTTTGTGCCGGCCGCACAGGCGGCAGACGCGATCTTCGAGTCGATCGACTCTGGCATCGAGCTTATTGTGTGCGTGACCGAAGGCATTCCGGTGCACGACATGCTGCGAGTATGCGCACGCCTGCGTGCAAGCAGTGCGCGGCTGATCGGACCGAACTGCCCCGGCATCCTCGAGCCCGGCCGCGTCTCAATCGGCACAATCCCAACCGAAGCCGCTGCGCCCGGCCGCGTCGGCATCGTATCGCGCTCCGGTACGCTGTCGTACGAGGTGGTCGCCGCCCTGACAGCCGCAGGGATGGGGCAATCGTGTGTTGTCGGAGTCGGCAGCGATCCGATCGTCGGAACCACGCTGACCGATGTATTGACCGCTTTCGAATCCGATCCGAATACCGATGCGGTCGTGCTGATCGGCGAGATCGGCGGGACGGCGGAACTCAACGCGGCGGAGTATGTCGGCGGCAACATGACGAAGCGGGTCGTCGCCTATATCGCAGGTGTGAGCGCCCCGGACGGCATGCGAATGGGTCATGCTGGCGCCGTTATTCGCAGTCCCGAGGAGCGCGCCGAGTTCAAACGAACCGCGCTGCGTGCGGCCGGCGCGCAAATCGCGCAAAGCATCAGCCAGATTCCCTCACTGCTCAGGCCGGCGCAGTAA